The Malus domestica chromosome 10, GDT2T_hap1 genome contains a region encoding:
- the LOC103400427 gene encoding ent-kaurene synthase-like 1, whose protein sequence is MTSSHLSNLRCSTFPPRAPTSPILNEAAEVNAAVLSFEGTTLRIRKMFDKIDLSVSSYDTAWVAMVPSPNSPKDPFFPECVNWLLCNQLRDGSWCPSNLHPLFTKEALLSTLACILALKQWNVGEEQINKGLHFIESNLASASDEEQQSPVGFNILFPAMIESATNLKMNLPFGAPTLDALFHRRDFELKRGYASNSEGWRAFLAYISEGFGSSQNWELVMKYQRRNGSLFNSPATTASAFTHLKNADCLKYLRTLLEKFGNAVPTVYPLHKHVRLSMVASLESLGVDRHFREEIRSVLDETYRCWLQGDEDIFSDAATCAMAFRLLRVNGYDVSADPLTQYSEDRFFNSLGGYMKNIGDALELFRASETIIHPDESVLEKQHYWTSHFLKQELSNTLIQGHRLNKHIGLEVADALKIPRYAILGRLSTRTAIKYYNTDSTRILKSYYRCLNIGNEDFLKLAVDDFNNCQSIHREELNHFTRWVEEYRLDKLKFARQKQAYCYFSAAATLFPPELSDARISWAKNGVLTTVVDDFFDVGGSEEELINLIQLVDKWDVNVSVDCCSENVEIIFSALKNTINEIGAKAFTRQGRSVTSHVTGIWLDLIKSAFKEAEWLRNKSVPTMEEYMENAYVSFALGPIVLPALYLVGPQLSEEAVGSSEFLHLYRLMSTAGRLLNDIQGFKRESAEGKLNAVSLAMIHGSGITEEEAINEMKNVIVSKRRELLRLVLLEKGSVVPRACKDLFWNMSKVLHLFYAKHDGFTAHDMMKTAYSVIEEPILLSEL, encoded by the exons ATGACTTCCTCTCACCTCAGCAATCTCAGATGCTCCACCTTTCCCCCACGAG CTCCAACATCGCCGATATTAAATGAGGCAGCGGAGGTCAATGCTGCTGTTTTG AGTTTTGAGGGGACTACACTAAGAATAAGGAAGATGTTCGACAAGATTGATCTCTCGGTTTCCTCATACGACACAGCTTgggtagcaatggtcccttctCCGAATTCCCCAAAGGACCCGTTTTTCCCCGAATGCGTAAACTGGTTATTGTGTAATCAACTCCGTGATGGCTCATGGTGTCCTTCTAATTTGCATCCCTTGTTCACGAAAGAAGCTCTCTTATCTACCTTAGCTTGCATCCTTGCACTGAAACAGTGGAATGTTGGCGAAGAACAAATTAACAAGG GGCTACACTTTATCGAATCAAATTTAGCTTCAGCTTCTGATGAAGAACAACAATCCCCCGTTGgatttaatatattatttcctgCGATGATTGAATCTGCAACGAATTTGAAGATGAACCTTCCCTTCGGTGCACCAACGCTAGAtgctttatttcacagaagAGACTTTGAGCTGAAAAG AGGTTATGCGAGCAACTCAGAGGGGTGGAGAGCGTTCTTAGCATATATTTCAGAAGGATTTGGAAGCTCGCAGAACTGGGAGCTGGTCATGAAGTATCAAAGGAGGAATGGATCCTTGTTTAATTCACCAGCAACCACCGCCTCTGCTTTTACTCACCTTAAGAATGCTGATTGTCTTAAGTACCTACGCACACTCTTAGAAAAGTTTGGGAATGCAG TTCCAACGGTTTATCCTCTACATAAACATGTCCGTCTTTCTATGGTTGCCAGTCTTGAAAGTTTGGGTGTTGATCGACATTTCAGGGAGGAAATTAGAAGTGTACTGGATGAAACATACAG ATGCTGGCTGCAGGGTGATGAAGATATATTTTCCGATGCTGCCACTTGTGCAATGGCATTTCGACTCTTACGTGTTAATGGATATGATGTTTCTGCAG ATCCATTAACTCAATATTCAGAAGATCGTTTCTTCAATTCCCTTGGAGGGTATATGAAGAACATCGGTGATGCCTTAGAATTGTTTAGGGCTTCAGAAACCATCATACATCCAGATGAATCCGTCCTAGAGAAACAACATTACTGGACGAGTCATTTTCTGAAACAGGAGTTATCCAATACTTTAATTCAGGGTCATAGACTGAATAAGCATATCGGCCTAGAG gTGGCTGATGCTCTTAAAATTCCTCGCTACGCAATTTTGGGTCGGTTGTCAACCAGGACAGCtataaaatattacaacacaGACAGTACAAGGATTTTAAAATCTTATTATCG TTGTTTGAATATTGGAAATGAAGATTTCCTAAAGCTGGCTGTGGATGACTTCAATAATTGCCAATCTATACACCGTGAAGAACTCAACCATTTTACTAG GTGGGTTGAGGAGTACAGATTAGACAAGCTAAAGTTTGCTAGGCAGAAGCAGGCATACTGTTACTTCTCTGCTGCTGCAACCCTTTTTCCTCCCGAACTATCAGATGCACGCATATCATGGGCCAAAAATGGCGTCCTTACAACTGTGGTCGATGATTTCTTTGACGTTGGAGGTTCCGAAGAGGAACTGATAAACCTCATACAATTGGTTGATAA GTGGGATGTGAATGTGAGTGTTGATTGTTGTTCCGAGAATGTTGAAATTATATTTTCAGCACTCAAGAACACAATCAACGAGATTGGAGCCAAGGCATTCACGCGGCAAGGACGCAGTGTGACAAGTCATGTTACAGGGATT TGGTTGGATTTGATCAAGTCTGCCTTCAAGGAAGCCGAGTGGTTGAGAAACAAGTCAGTTCCAACAATGGAGGAGTATATGGAAAATGCATACGTATCATTTGCCTTGGGGCCAATTGTCCTTCCAGCTCTCTATTTGGTTGGGCCTCAGCTTTCAGAGGAGGCTGTAGGAAGTTCCGAATTCCTTCATCTGTATCGACTTATGAGCACAGCTGGGCGCCTTCTCAATGATATCCAAGGGTTTAAG AGAGAATCTGCAGAAGGGAAGCTAAATGCTGTGTCCTTGGCCATGATTCATGGCAGCGGCATTACTGAGGAAGAGGCCATTAACGAGATGAAGAATGTAATAGTCAGTAAGAGGAGAGAATTGCTAAGATTAGTTTTGCTCGAGAAGGGTAGCGTAGTTCCGAGAGCTTGCAAAGATTTGTTTTGGAACATGAGCAAAGTGCTGCACCTGTTTTACGCTAAGCATGATGGATTCACAGCACATGATATGATGAAGACGGCATATTCAGTTATAGAAGAACCCATCCTTCTCAGTGAACTGTAA